The Lathyrus oleraceus cultivar Zhongwan6 chromosome 5, CAAS_Psat_ZW6_1.0, whole genome shotgun sequence genome includes the window AATAATATCATTAAGATAGATTTAAATTTATCTTTgatattattttaatttaatatcCTTCTAATCCGTGTTAATATAATACCAACCGATAAACGGGATTTAGTTATTTTGCTTAACTATGTAGCCTTTGTAGGATGAATATATTTACAATGTAAAACACAATAAATTAATACAACCCTAAAATTGTTGTTAACTATTAAAGCAACTAACAAAAATGACATTTCAACTATGAAAAAATTTCAAACAAATGGCAGACAGACATTAAACAGAGTTTTCAAGTTTCACCCCTAAACCAGAGGAAACCCAATTCTTCCATTTGTACTACTGTACACTATTCTCAATCAACTTCACCCATCACTATCCCACAAAAAATAACTAACAATAAGGGCACTAAAGTAATTTCAATCAATGCCGGCGAAATCATTCTTTATCTCTACATAAATTTTGCCGCTTCGGCTCATAACCGTTTCATAACAGCAAAACCAACAAACACACTCTTCCAACCCCAAATCCAACGCTTTCTCCGATGAAGACTCAGAACACTTCTCCGGCGAAACTTCGTCAACACAGACCCCGAGAAATCGCTTCGAGGCATCTTCCATCCCCTTCCACCTCTATCGAATCCACCGAATTTCATTCTCCAAATTCTCCTTCCTCCGTCATTCGTAAATCATCAATTAGAAGCTCCGACGAAGATGGAAGACACAAAATAACTGAAGAATCTGTTTTACGCCGTCAACTGTGGCCTTCTAGGTCGAAAAATAGCAACTCCGGTACACTAGCTGATCACATCACCGAAGAAAGAATCATCGaagaaaatgagaaaaacaaAAACAGCAAAAGCAACTACAAAACTAGTTCCACTATTTCACAAAAGAGTTACAAGGAGTTTAGAAGATTTGAAAATGATGAGAGTAGAGAAAACGGTGGTTCTGTGAGATACACTGGAAAATTCGCTTCATCTTCTTCATTGAAGAAGCTTAACTCTAATAACGGCTCAGTCATTGTACCAGGAAGATTTTCCTTAGATAAAAATACGAAACTATTGTCTTCAAAGGGAAACTCAAGCTTAACTAGTTCTCTTGACACTGAATCAAGCGATGAGGTTTTGGTTTTGGTTTCTCCGGCAAGAAAAGCAGTGGTGGAAGCTCCTTCAAGGTTCACGAGTAATGAGGTTTTGGTTTCGGTTTCTCCGGCAAGAAAAGCAGTGATGGAAGCTTCTCCAAGGTTCATGACTGATGCAACAATGAGAAGATCTAGAAGAGGAGCTTCGGATTCCAACATTGGAAATTTGAGTGGTGATTTGGTTAGACCAACCATTAAGAGGACCAATTCGATAACAGCTTACAAGAGTTCGAAATCTCAGTGGGCATTATCGCCCGGTAGGTCAGAGATTTCGAACTCCACAAAGGCGAAAGGAGTTGAAAAACTGATCAACTTTGGTTTTGATCTCTTCAAAAGTAAAAAACCTAGTGGACTTAATGTGTCGTCGATTGGTTTTGGTAATAATGAAGATGTTCATAAGCTTCGTTTGCTTGATAACCGTTTGATTCAATGGCGATATGCAAATGCTAAATCAGGAGTTGTGAATGCAAACATTTCTCACCAAGTCGAGGTACGAATGTTGGTATCACATTTAATGACGTCTTTATCAAATTAGCATGTTGAAATAGATTGAAACTGGTTTACAGAGATGTCATAAACTATTTTTATAATCTCTTAAAAAAAAGTTTGTCTTAAATTTTATGCTATACATGACAAAATAAAGTTGTAAATAAGCTAACTCCAAATGCATGTATAACTCTTTTTTCTTTATGTGATCTTTATATCAAATTAGAAATTGAGCTAATATTTTTTGGTTTTCTGAATGTTTATAGAGCAATTTGATTTCCGTTTGGGATGGTCTCACTAAGTTCCGAAATTCTGTTATGAAAAAGAAGATACAGTTTGCAAGAGAAAAGCTTGAAATGAAGATAGCTTTTATACTGTATTACCAAGTAAGTAGTAAACTTAATCTAACTAATATCAATATACCAATTTGTTATTGTAATGACTTCATTCTTAACACATGTATTTGTTGTTTTTGGCAGTTGAAGTTGTTGGAAACTTGGGGAAGCATGGAAAGGCAGCATGTATCGACAATTACTTCCACCAAAGATTGTTTGCATTCTGCTGTGTGCAGAGTTCCTCTTTTGGAAGGTGCTAAGGTACATAGACATGTCTTTCAATTTAATGAACTAAGTTGATGAACTGTTAGAATTTTAATGATTAAAATGTCTTTTTACTCTAGACATGTGCAATAAAACTTATTATATGTATGTATAGTCTAAGTGATCATGATACAGATGGGATGGTGCATTGACAGGATTTGTATGCTTAACTTACAGGTGAACATACAATCTATATCCATTGCTATTCGTCACGTTTCTGATCTCACAACTTCCATGAAGTCAATATTAACTTCTTTTTCTCCTGCAGTAAGTTTTGTAATACATAGTGATAGTCATTTTATTTACTATAGTTGTTGTTTCAACAATAAAATTTAGGCAATTTTCGCACAATTTTTTAACTGCTTAATGCAATTCAAATATGATTAACTAATATACAGATATCAAAATTCATTAACCATTAATGTAACTTCATTAACCGCCAATTTAGATGTGATTAACCACAACTTTCAAGTAAGTTGAACACCTGAAAATTATGGTTAAGTAAGTCGAAATTCAGGATTATTGTAGTTGCATCGGTTGTTAATGAGTTTTAATATTTGATTGCGCAAACCATTCAAATTGTTGTCAAATTTTGTGTCATCTTCTCTTTTATTATCTATGAAAACTGCATTCATATGGGAAATTTTTCTCTATCAACAGGCTGACAAGACTGCTGCAATACTATCAGATTTGGCAAAAGTTGTCACACAAGAGAAGCAACTCTTAGAAGAGTTTTATGATCTTTTAAACACCATATCTGTCTTTGAGGTATTGTTATTATTTTGTGTATTTAGAGCTTGTATGCTTATTAGACATAAAAT containing:
- the LOC127086846 gene encoding QWRF motif-containing protein 3, with protein sequence MKTQNTSPAKLRQHRPREIASRHLPSPSTSIESTEFHSPNSPSSVIRKSSIRSSDEDGRHKITEESVLRRQLWPSRSKNSNSGTLADHITEERIIEENEKNKNSKSNYKTSSTISQKSYKEFRRFENDESRENGGSVRYTGKFASSSSLKKLNSNNGSVIVPGRFSLDKNTKLLSSKGNSSLTSSLDTESSDEVLVLVSPARKAVVEAPSRFTSNEVLVSVSPARKAVMEASPRFMTDATMRRSRRGASDSNIGNLSGDLVRPTIKRTNSITAYKSSKSQWALSPGRSEISNSTKAKGVEKLINFGFDLFKSKKPSGLNVSSIGFGNNEDVHKLRLLDNRLIQWRYANAKSGVVNANISHQVESNLISVWDGLTKFRNSVMKKKIQFAREKLEMKIAFILYYQLKLLETWGSMERQHVSTITSTKDCLHSAVCRVPLLEGAKVNIQSISIAIRHVSDLTTSMKSILTSFSPAADKTAAILSDLAKVVTQEKQLLEEFYDLLNTISVFELQETSVKCNLIQFEGWKRKYQLQQSVLENKRLLHNHKFLM